A genomic region of Halobaculum lipolyticum contains the following coding sequences:
- a CDS encoding TIGR00341 family protein: protein MRLVQVLIPQGARASVLDALDGEGIDYALFDEVGRGDFEAMVQFPVPPSGVEPVMDRLTEAGVREDSYTIVLPTETVVSQRLSALVERFPGLRISREELYARAQDLAPANSTFFAFLILSTVIASTGLLLDSAATIIGAMVVAPLMGPAISASVGTVLDDRAMAARGVRLQVVGLLAAIATGAVLGFLLQGSVLLPPDLDITQIPQVAERTSPNFLSLFLALGSGLAGALSVMRGSGSTLVGVAIAVALVPPAATSGLGIAFGLPGVAIAAAVLVLVNLLAINLSALLLFYAAGFKPLDSGQFERVRKSFVSRVVVIAVGIAVLSLVLGLVTLTSFQTASFEQQVRTDMQQRVEEADIEGVELVSVSVDYEPVDMVLGNEPQVNVLVGIPRDLDAPPDLAQRWDDELTAEFDRDVVVRVGFVEAQVSEREPSSPPFGPFAAATLATRTAGGTAFGGSPGGSAA, encoded by the coding sequence ATGCGACTCGTACAAGTGCTGATCCCCCAGGGAGCGCGTGCGTCCGTCCTCGACGCGTTGGACGGCGAAGGTATCGACTACGCCCTGTTCGACGAGGTCGGACGCGGCGACTTCGAGGCGATGGTCCAGTTCCCGGTGCCGCCCAGCGGCGTCGAGCCGGTGATGGACCGCCTCACGGAGGCCGGCGTCCGCGAGGACTCCTACACCATCGTCCTCCCGACCGAGACCGTCGTCTCCCAGCGCCTCTCGGCGCTCGTCGAGCGGTTCCCCGGTCTGCGGATCTCCCGCGAGGAGCTGTACGCACGGGCGCAGGACCTCGCGCCGGCGAACTCGACGTTCTTCGCGTTCCTGATCCTCTCGACGGTGATCGCGTCGACCGGGCTGCTGCTCGACTCGGCGGCGACGATCATCGGGGCGATGGTCGTCGCGCCCCTGATGGGACCCGCGATCTCGGCGAGCGTCGGCACCGTGCTCGACGACCGGGCGATGGCCGCCCGCGGCGTCAGACTGCAGGTAGTCGGGCTGCTCGCGGCGATCGCGACGGGCGCGGTGCTGGGATTCCTGCTCCAAGGGTCGGTGTTGCTGCCGCCGGATCTCGACATCACCCAGATCCCGCAGGTCGCCGAGCGGACGAGTCCGAACTTCCTGTCGCTGTTCCTCGCGCTCGGCTCCGGGCTGGCCGGCGCCCTCAGCGTCATGCGCGGCTCCGGCTCGACGCTCGTCGGCGTCGCCATCGCCGTCGCGCTCGTCCCGCCGGCGGCGACGTCGGGGCTCGGCATCGCGTTCGGCCTGCCGGGCGTCGCGATCGCGGCGGCGGTGCTCGTGCTCGTGAACCTGCTCGCGATCAACCTCTCGGCGCTGTTGCTGTTCTACGCGGCGGGGTTCAAGCCGCTCGATTCCGGCCAGTTCGAGCGCGTGCGCAAGTCGTTCGTCTCGCGGGTCGTCGTCATCGCCGTCGGCATCGCGGTGTTGTCGCTCGTCCTCGGGCTGGTCACCCTGACCAGCTTCCAGACGGCTTCCTTCGAGCAGCAGGTCCGGACCGACATGCAACAGCGGGTCGAGGAGGCGGACATCGAAGGGGTGGAACTCGTGAGCGTCTCGGTCGACTACGAGCCGGTCGACATGGTGCTCGGCAACGAACCGCAGGTGAACGTCCTCGTCGGCATCCCGCGCGACCTCGACGCGCCGCCCGATCTGGCCCAACGGTGGGACGACGAGTTGACCGCCGAGTTCGACCGCGACGTGGTCGTCCGGGTGGGGTTCGTCGAGGCGCAGGTGTCCGAGCGCGAGCCGTCGTCCCCGCCGTTCGGTCCGTTCGCGGCCGCGACGCTCGCGACGCGGACCGCTGGCGGGACGGCGTTCGGCGGCTCGCCGGGCGGATCCGCGGCCTGA
- a CDS encoding HdeD family acid-resistance protein produces the protein MTHGRVPDGGSPPTNSERGDRSNAFRVAGVLIAVLGVFGILFPFVAGVSVSLLLGVALVVGAVVHAGHALGSRDWKGVLGLALLAVVYAVTGVALIANPLLGLASLTVVVIAYLLVSGVAETLIGLRIRGDTNWGWIVFSGALSVVLGLLLLAGFPGTAVWAVGLLFGVNLVSTGIAMVLVGRGVRSETPAGEDLDAGTAG, from the coding sequence ATGACTCACGGACGCGTGCCCGACGGCGGGTCGCCGCCGACGAACAGCGAGCGCGGCGACCGGAGCAACGCGTTCCGGGTCGCGGGCGTGTTGATCGCGGTGTTGGGCGTGTTCGGGATCCTGTTCCCGTTCGTCGCCGGCGTCTCCGTGTCGCTGCTGCTCGGCGTGGCGCTCGTCGTCGGCGCGGTCGTCCACGCGGGCCACGCGCTCGGCTCGCGCGACTGGAAGGGAGTCCTCGGACTGGCGTTGCTCGCGGTCGTGTACGCGGTCACCGGCGTCGCGCTGATCGCGAACCCCCTGCTCGGGCTGGCGTCGCTCACGGTAGTCGTGATCGCGTACCTGCTCGTGTCCGGCGTCGCGGAGACGCTCATCGGGCTCCGGATCCGGGGCGACACGAACTGGGGGTGGATCGTGTTCAGCGGGGCCCTCTCGGTGGTGCTGGGACTGCTCCTGTTGGCCGGCTTCCCCGGGACGGCGGTGTGGGCCGTCGGACTCCTGTTCGGCGTCAACCTCGTCTCGACGGGCATCGCCATGGTGCTGGTCGGCCGCGGGGTCCGCTCGGAGACCCCGGCCGGCGAGGACCTCGACGCCGGCACGGCGGGGTAG